One part of the Sphingobacterium sp. LZ7M1 genome encodes these proteins:
- a CDS encoding transcriptional regulator: MSLDLTLYDKVFENRVRLQIMSILMANDSYDFNSLKELLEVTDGNLASNLKNLEKEGYILVTKTFIDRKPNTSYSKTDQGAKAFENHIIALESLIKQQYK, translated from the coding sequence GTGAGCTTGGATTTAACATTATATGACAAGGTTTTTGAAAATAGGGTCAGGTTGCAAATCATGAGTATCCTGATGGCCAATGATTCCTATGATTTCAATTCGTTAAAGGAATTGTTGGAGGTAACCGATGGTAACCTGGCATCAAACCTGAAGAACCTTGAAAAAGAAGGCTATATTTTGGTGACTAAAACATTCATCGATCGTAAGCCGAATACAAGTTATAGTAAGACGGATCAAGGCGCTAAAGCATTTGAAAATCATATCATTGCCTTGGAGAGCCTCATCAAACAGCAGTACAAATAG
- a CDS encoding trigger factor: MNISHQNIDDINASIQVEIAPEDYNPQVDKAIKDQAKQAKLPGFRPGMVPTGHIKRMYGKAILFDEINKIINDKIAEYIGEQKLEVLGQPLPKEEDTDGQYNWDFKDTFKFDYEIGLAPQFDIPFSAETEFTEYDIKADEATLTERIKNLRRSYGKMTNPEVSEEGDVLYAELKQDKEDGIEKTTSIRTDIIEDAKIKKSLVGLKKDDTAKLDVKKAFKVADLARILGITEDEAENLDVTKFELTVKNINRLEESDLNQEFFDKLFPAGEVTTEEQFNEKVKEEVENLFKQNSAQKLRNDMYTFGMDKVDAKFPEDFLKKWLKATNPNLDATEIEEGFEDFLNNLKWTIIENRIVTANNLEVKYDEVVDLAKERIYAQIKMYNINEEPTDEQLQQFAMQLLGDREQANRLFEEVKALKVFDQLKDTVKIKSKKIDFDKFEKLDK, from the coding sequence ATGAATATTTCACACCAGAACATTGATGACATCAACGCTAGTATCCAAGTGGAAATAGCGCCTGAGGACTATAACCCACAGGTTGATAAAGCAATTAAAGACCAAGCAAAACAAGCTAAATTACCAGGATTCCGCCCAGGAATGGTTCCTACTGGACATATCAAACGTATGTACGGTAAAGCGATCTTATTTGATGAGATCAATAAAATTATCAATGATAAAATTGCTGAATACATCGGTGAGCAAAAACTGGAAGTATTAGGCCAACCTCTTCCTAAAGAAGAAGATACTGATGGTCAATACAACTGGGATTTCAAAGATACTTTTAAATTCGATTACGAGATCGGTTTAGCTCCTCAGTTTGACATTCCTTTCTCAGCAGAGACGGAATTCACTGAATACGACATTAAAGCTGATGAAGCAACGCTTACTGAGCGTATCAAAAACTTACGTCGTAGCTATGGTAAAATGACCAACCCTGAAGTTTCTGAGGAAGGTGACGTTCTTTACGCTGAATTGAAACAAGATAAAGAAGACGGTATCGAAAAAACAACTTCAATCCGTACGGACATCATTGAAGATGCCAAAATCAAAAAATCATTGGTTGGCTTGAAAAAAGATGATACTGCAAAGCTTGACGTAAAGAAAGCATTCAAAGTTGCTGACCTTGCTCGTATCTTAGGTATCACTGAAGATGAGGCTGAAAACCTAGACGTTACTAAATTCGAATTGACGGTTAAAAACATCAATAGATTAGAAGAGTCTGACTTGAACCAAGAGTTCTTCGACAAATTGTTCCCTGCTGGTGAAGTAACTACCGAAGAGCAATTCAACGAAAAAGTAAAAGAAGAAGTTGAAAACCTATTCAAACAAAACTCAGCTCAAAAATTACGCAACGATATGTATACTTTCGGTATGGATAAAGTTGACGCTAAATTCCCTGAGGATTTCTTGAAAAAATGGTTAAAAGCAACTAACCCTAACTTGGATGCTACTGAAATCGAAGAAGGTTTCGAAGATTTCTTGAACAACTTGAAATGGACGATCATCGAAAACCGCATCGTTACAGCAAACAACTTAGAAGTTAAATATGATGAGGTGGTTGATTTGGCTAAAGAACGTATCTACGCGCAAATCAAAATGTACAACATCAACGAAGAGCCAACAGATGAGCAATTGCAACAATTCGCAATGCAATTATTAGGCGACAGAGAACAAGCTAACCGTTTGTTCGAAGAAGTAAAAGCTTTAAAAGTGTTCGATCAATTGAAAGATACAGTGAAAATCAAATCTAAAAAGATCGATTTCGACAAATTCGAAAAGCTTGACAAATAA
- a CDS encoding DUF3943 domain-containing protein, whose protein sequence is MQLNHRTLFLLTWVLILSTLKSLGQIETKSVTDTIIFRKDSLAVLPDEPAFIKDTLEWDLNPKREKKFWRAGAQWFLAQALPASFNRFITKDPYSYISFQNFLDHQRFSAWDWDDNQFTTNQIDHPFHGQIYFNAFRSNGYNFYQSSLATVAGSYIWETAGETQHPSINDLVNTTFGGILMGEMMHRVSRNILARNRTDHNRIGNEIVATLVNPINGLNRFLDGKWGKPIDDYYGADSSVIKAELDLGVRRFDAKEGDFLNEGKNAFYGRLRFIYSNGDHNYKRPFDQFSVNLELGNGDSSFINGVNVHALLYGAKFFKSKKGNHYGTLNAHYDFYNNDAFFYGGQSLNYNWLSEFRYKKGNRLNLSVGAGAVILAAVPDPYLLYGASRNYNYGPGASYRFRGDLMLLDRFILSADYNGGVFFTISGTDSYYVLHGLNVEASLRLYKRWSINLSSGYFNLQGHFYDQQYPDFNREYPYGRLSVGYNIFF, encoded by the coding sequence TTGCAACTAAATCACAGGACACTATTTCTTCTCACGTGGGTCTTAATTTTATCCACTTTAAAGTCACTAGGTCAGATAGAGACCAAATCTGTTACTGACACGATAATATTTAGAAAAGACAGCTTAGCTGTCCTTCCCGATGAACCTGCGTTTATCAAGGATACCTTAGAATGGGACCTGAATCCCAAGAGGGAAAAGAAGTTTTGGCGTGCAGGAGCTCAATGGTTTTTGGCTCAAGCTTTACCGGCTTCCTTCAATCGCTTTATTACGAAAGATCCTTATTCATATATCAGTTTCCAGAACTTTTTGGACCATCAGCGATTTAGTGCCTGGGATTGGGATGACAACCAATTTACCACCAATCAGATTGACCATCCTTTCCATGGACAGATTTATTTCAATGCCTTTCGTAGTAATGGTTACAATTTTTACCAATCCTCCCTGGCCACGGTAGCCGGAAGTTATATATGGGAGACAGCTGGCGAAACACAGCACCCTTCCATCAACGATTTAGTCAATACCACCTTTGGAGGGATATTGATGGGGGAGATGATGCATCGGGTTTCCCGCAACATCCTTGCGAGAAACCGTACGGACCATAATAGGATCGGAAACGAGATCGTAGCGACTTTGGTGAATCCTATCAACGGATTGAATCGCTTTTTAGATGGTAAATGGGGTAAACCGATCGATGATTATTATGGAGCCGACTCTTCTGTCATCAAGGCGGAACTGGATTTAGGAGTGCGACGCTTTGATGCCAAGGAAGGTGATTTCCTGAATGAAGGAAAGAATGCTTTTTACGGTCGATTGCGATTTATCTATAGCAATGGTGACCATAACTATAAAAGACCTTTTGATCAGTTCTCTGTAAACCTAGAATTGGGAAATGGGGACAGTTCATTTATTAATGGGGTCAATGTACATGCCCTACTTTATGGTGCAAAATTCTTTAAGTCTAAAAAGGGGAATCATTATGGTACCCTGAATGCCCATTATGACTTCTATAACAACGATGCCTTTTTTTACGGAGGACAAAGTTTGAACTATAATTGGCTTTCTGAATTCAGATATAAAAAAGGCAATCGCTTGAACCTGTCTGTGGGAGCGGGAGCGGTGATATTGGCCGCAGTTCCTGATCCATATTTGTTATATGGAGCCAGTAGAAACTACAATTATGGGCCAGGTGCATCATATAGGTTCCGTGGAGATTTGATGCTCTTAGATCGCTTTATTTTAAGTGCTGACTATAATGGTGGGGTGTTTTTTACCATTTCGGGTACGGATTCATACTATGTCCTCCACGGACTGAACGTCGAAGCCAGCCTGAGATTATATAAACGTTGGTCCATCAACTTGAGTTCTGGTTATTTCAATCTCCAAGGTCATTTCTATGATCAGCAATATCCAGACTTTAATCGTGAATATCCTTATGGTAGGTTGTCCGTAGGGTATAATATATTCTTTTAG
- the cysM gene encoding cysteine synthase CysM — protein sequence MANIIDLIGNTPMVEIKGFHHNPKVKIYAKLEGNNPGGSVKDRAALNMIRSAMERGEINKDSKLIEATSGNTGIALAMIASMYGLEIELVMPSTSTRERTLTMEAFGGKVTLLDNMEVSRDYAEEKAASGEYFILNQFSNPDNYEAHVKTTGPEIWRDTDGKITHFVSAMGTTGTIMGCSIYLKGQNPEVQIVGCQPTEDSSIPGIRRWPEEYLPKIFDPSRVDRVIDIDQKDATQRARELARKEGVFAGMSSGGAFQAALTVANEIEEGVIVFIVCDRGDRYLSSDLFG from the coding sequence ATGGCGAATATCATAGACTTAATTGGAAATACACCGATGGTGGAAATCAAAGGATTTCATCACAACCCTAAGGTTAAAATATATGCAAAACTTGAAGGGAATAATCCCGGAGGTTCGGTAAAGGACCGTGCCGCTTTAAATATGATCCGCTCTGCCATGGAACGTGGCGAGATCAATAAGGATAGCAAGTTGATTGAAGCCACAAGTGGCAATACCGGTATTGCCTTGGCCATGATCGCAAGTATGTATGGCTTAGAGATTGAACTGGTGATGCCATCTACTTCAACAAGGGAGAGGACCTTGACCATGGAAGCTTTCGGGGGTAAGGTGACGTTGTTGGACAATATGGAGGTGAGCCGGGACTATGCCGAAGAAAAAGCCGCAAGCGGTGAATACTTTATTCTCAATCAATTCTCCAATCCTGATAATTACGAAGCCCATGTAAAAACTACGGGGCCCGAGATCTGGCGTGATACCGATGGAAAGATTACCCACTTTGTCAGTGCAATGGGAACTACAGGAACCATTATGGGCTGTTCAATCTATTTGAAAGGCCAGAATCCAGAGGTACAGATCGTAGGTTGTCAACCTACTGAAGATTCCTCTATTCCCGGCATCAGAAGATGGCCAGAGGAATACCTTCCAAAGATTTTTGATCCAAGTAGAGTGGATAGAGTTATAGACATCGACCAAAAAGATGCAACCCAGAGAGCTAGGGAATTAGCCAGAAAAGAAGGGGTATTTGCAGGGATGAGCTCTGGTGGAGCTTTTCAAGCAGCCTTGACCGTGGCTAATGAAATCGAAGAGGGCGTTATTGTATTTATCGTTTGTGATAGAGGCGATCGATACCTCAGTTCAGACCTCTTTGGTTAA
- a CDS encoding serine O-acetyltransferase yields the protein MIMEDFYQHIYEKQQAVQDMPSNKAIAHWAVELLHLLFPERNSRTFNTVQEIEAAFKQAEADLYLLLFKTKACSSCNIKKVSEKFFANLPSIYQRMLTDAEAIMEGDPAAQSLNEVIRTYPGFLAISIYRLANELWIQGIPLIPRILTEHAHSKTGIDIHPGAFIDEYLHIDHGTGIVIGETCRIGKHVKLYQGVTLGALSVEKNMANTQRHPIIEDHVIIYAGATILGGETVVGHHSVIGGNVWLTSSVDPYTTVYHQPNSKFIDSKPLA from the coding sequence ATGATAATGGAGGATTTCTATCAACATATATACGAAAAACAACAGGCTGTCCAAGATATGCCCAGCAATAAAGCCATTGCTCATTGGGCAGTTGAATTGCTGCATCTGTTGTTCCCTGAACGGAATTCAAGAACCTTCAATACGGTTCAGGAAATTGAAGCTGCATTCAAGCAGGCTGAGGCAGATCTCTATCTTTTGCTTTTCAAAACAAAAGCATGCTCCAGCTGCAATATCAAGAAAGTATCCGAAAAGTTCTTTGCTAACCTGCCTTCCATCTATCAGCGCATGCTGACTGATGCAGAAGCCATCATGGAAGGCGATCCGGCAGCACAGAGTCTGAATGAAGTGATACGGACCTATCCCGGTTTTTTGGCTATCAGTATCTATCGATTGGCCAATGAACTGTGGATCCAAGGAATCCCTTTGATTCCACGGATACTGACGGAACATGCACATTCAAAAACAGGCATTGACATCCATCCAGGAGCTTTCATCGATGAGTACCTACATATTGACCATGGTACCGGTATCGTGATTGGAGAAACCTGTAGGATCGGCAAGCATGTCAAGCTGTACCAAGGGGTAACCTTGGGTGCCTTGAGCGTGGAAAAGAACATGGCCAATACCCAGCGGCATCCCATTATCGAAGACCATGTCATTATCTATGCTGGAGCGACCATCTTGGGAGGTGAAACCGTAGTGGGCCATCATTCTGTGATAGGAGGAAATGTGTGGTTGACCAGCAGCGTTGACCCTTATACGACCGTATATCATCAACCCAATTCAAAATTTATTGACTCTAAACCTTTAGCATAA
- a CDS encoding DUF3037 domain-containing protein: protein MQDRTLYEYAVVRLVPRVEREEFVNVGVLLYCRKQRYANILYYVDEGRCELLCKDIDFDQIRAHLESMKQVCLGSKEGGALAQLDQTERFRWLTAKRSTLIQCSAVHPGLCLDAEKTHQELFEKLVL from the coding sequence ATGCAGGATAGGACTTTATACGAATATGCTGTGGTAAGACTGGTTCCGCGTGTTGAAAGAGAGGAATTTGTCAATGTAGGCGTGCTGTTATATTGCAGGAAGCAACGATATGCCAATATCCTGTACTATGTGGATGAAGGCCGTTGCGAATTGTTATGTAAGGATATCGACTTTGACCAGATCCGGGCTCATTTGGAATCCATGAAGCAAGTCTGTTTAGGGAGCAAAGAGGGTGGGGCCCTTGCCCAATTGGATCAAACCGAACGTTTTCGTTGGCTAACCGCTAAACGGAGCACCTTGATCCAATGCTCTGCCGTACATCCAGGCTTATGCTTAGATGCAGAAAAAACACATCAAGAACTCTTTGAAAAACTAGTGCTTTAA
- a CDS encoding HipA family kinase, with the protein MEIKSPEIREVNIIRYVQPFREGGSLPGLVDADDGFSYVIKFRGAGQGKKALVAEFIGGELARFLGLRVPEMVYADLDVGFGRTEPDEEIQDLLKFSVGKNLGVSYLNGAITFDANVDEISSEEASKIVWLDALLMNVDRTVKNTNMLIWHKELWLIDHGAALYFHHNWDNWEETVDKPFVQIKDHVLLSKAKDVPLIDATYKELFNKENIRKILDVIPDEWLIDEVRDLSADEVREVYVEFITRRASHSEVFVNQIQHAG; encoded by the coding sequence CTGGAAATAAAGAGTCCTGAAATTAGAGAGGTGAATATCATCCGATATGTCCAACCTTTTCGCGAAGGTGGTTCGCTGCCCGGATTGGTTGATGCGGATGATGGATTTAGCTATGTGATCAAGTTCCGAGGAGCTGGACAGGGGAAAAAAGCCTTGGTCGCTGAATTTATCGGTGGAGAACTGGCTAGGTTCTTAGGACTTCGGGTTCCTGAAATGGTGTATGCCGATCTGGATGTAGGCTTCGGTAGGACCGAACCGGATGAAGAGATCCAAGACCTGCTCAAGTTTTCAGTAGGCAAGAACCTCGGTGTAAGTTATCTGAATGGAGCTATCACCTTTGATGCCAATGTCGATGAAATTTCCTCCGAGGAAGCTTCCAAGATCGTTTGGCTGGATGCCCTTTTGATGAATGTAGATCGTACCGTGAAAAATACCAATATGCTGATCTGGCATAAGGAATTATGGCTTATAGACCATGGGGCAGCACTGTATTTCCACCATAACTGGGACAATTGGGAAGAAACCGTTGATAAACCTTTCGTTCAGATCAAGGACCATGTCCTCTTATCCAAGGCCAAAGATGTTCCCCTTATCGATGCAACCTATAAAGAGCTGTTCAACAAAGAAAATATCAGGAAAATCCTTGATGTAATACCCGATGAATGGTTAATTGATGAGGTTCGCGATCTTAGTGCTGATGAAGTGCGTGAAGTGTATGTGGAGTTTATTACCAGAAGAGCGAGCCATTCTGAAGTTTTTGTAAATCAAATTCAACATGCAGGATAG
- a CDS encoding DUF4269 domain-containing protein → MESARFYDLSYLKMGTALQRKSYDLIRNHRIMEVLQDFKPVLIGTIPIYIAVWNSDLDIACEVYHLDIFERKCHENFEKHNGYSFKVETVRGIEVGIANFKIDDMLLEVYGEGRPVAEQYGFRHLLIEAKLLETFGEEFKQQIIKLKSQGIKTEPAFAKLLKIQGDPYEGLLNYNIE, encoded by the coding sequence ATGGAATCTGCTAGGTTTTATGATCTTTCCTATCTCAAAATGGGCACTGCACTGCAAAGGAAATCTTATGATTTGATCCGGAATCATAGGATAATGGAAGTTTTGCAGGATTTCAAACCCGTCCTTATTGGAACCATTCCCATTTACATTGCCGTGTGGAACAGCGATTTGGATATCGCCTGTGAGGTCTATCACCTCGACATATTTGAAAGAAAATGTCATGAAAATTTCGAAAAACACAATGGATACAGCTTTAAAGTTGAAACTGTGCGTGGAATAGAAGTTGGAATTGCTAACTTTAAAATTGATGATATGTTGCTGGAAGTCTATGGAGAAGGTAGACCGGTGGCTGAACAGTATGGTTTTCGACATCTGTTGATCGAAGCCAAACTTTTGGAGACCTTCGGCGAGGAATTTAAACAACAGATCATCAAGCTGAAGTCGCAAGGAATAAAGACTGAACCGGCTTTTGCCAAATTATTGAAAATCCAAGGAGATCCTTATGAGGGTCTCCTAAACTATAACATAGAATAG
- a CDS encoding DUF1599 domain-containing protein has product MDTNTEYNRIINICQELFIKKTKDYGTAWRILRLSSLTDQIYIKAARIRSLEEKKESKVGEGVVDEFIGIINYCVIALIQLEIGNTENENLDPKIVAEKYTEKVNETRDLMFAKNHDYGEAWRDMRVSSMTDLILMKLHRVKQIEDNDGQTLVSEGLQANYQDMLNYAVFALIKLGLAK; this is encoded by the coding sequence ATGGATACAAATACAGAATACAATCGTATTATCAACATATGCCAAGAGCTATTTATTAAAAAGACCAAAGACTATGGTACAGCTTGGCGAATTTTACGATTAAGTTCTTTGACTGATCAGATTTATATCAAGGCCGCCCGTATCCGTTCATTGGAAGAAAAAAAGGAATCGAAAGTTGGCGAAGGAGTAGTCGATGAATTCATTGGAATCATCAATTATTGTGTGATTGCTTTGATTCAACTGGAAATTGGCAATACGGAAAACGAGAACTTGGACCCCAAAATCGTAGCGGAGAAATATACCGAAAAGGTGAATGAGACCCGCGACCTGATGTTTGCCAAAAACCATGATTATGGCGAGGCTTGGCGGGACATGCGTGTTTCATCGATGACCGATCTGATCTTGATGAAATTGCATCGTGTAAAACAGATTGAGGACAATGATGGCCAAACTTTGGTATCGGAAGGATTACAAGCAAACTATCAAGATATGCTGAACTATGCAGTCTTTGCACTGATCAAATTAGGTTTGGCAAAATAA
- a CDS encoding BT_3928 family protein yields MTYTQSYSQTKQPKPNVLLWIARILVGLLFIFSGLIKANDPMGFGYKLQEYFHVLNLGFLSDYATWIAIFLCAVEIILGGLLILGVAGKKVAWGLLLLIIFFTFLTFYSAFFEVVKSCGCFGDAIPLTPWQSFFKDLILLILIVFIFIKRDQIKPFIRSLFTRNLLTALIILGSFGIGIYTYYFLPFIDFLPYKEGNNVPELMKVPEGAEPDVFEHIYELKNKTTNETKKVTDKEYMGQKLWEDENWEVVGDPQTRLIKKGYEVKIPDLIITDMDGTDRTEEVIQNPYYNFIVVSTDLKKMSPFDLAALDRINTTIRDLSEDYNIRAVLATASSSDEVNYLNDQMDLVLETFYVDAVPLKSMVRANPGVMLMLNGTVVKKWSQYNFPSKHELITKYLDKVE; encoded by the coding sequence ATGACTTATACACAGAGCTATTCCCAAACAAAACAACCCAAACCTAATGTTTTATTATGGATTGCTAGAATTCTGGTTGGATTATTATTTATCTTCTCCGGATTGATAAAGGCCAATGATCCGATGGGATTTGGCTATAAGCTGCAAGAATACTTCCATGTCCTCAACCTTGGATTCCTAAGTGATTATGCCACTTGGATCGCTATTTTCCTTTGTGCTGTCGAGATCATCCTCGGTGGTCTGTTGATCCTGGGTGTAGCTGGCAAGAAGGTCGCGTGGGGCTTATTGCTCTTGATCATATTTTTTACCTTTTTGACCTTTTACTCTGCATTTTTTGAGGTAGTCAAATCTTGCGGCTGTTTTGGCGATGCCATTCCATTGACCCCTTGGCAATCTTTCTTTAAGGACCTCATTTTATTGATCCTGATCGTTTTTATCTTTATTAAAAGAGATCAGATCAAACCTTTCATTAGAAGTCTATTTACCAGAAATCTGTTGACTGCACTCATCATATTGGGTTCATTTGGTATTGGGATATATACCTATTATTTCCTTCCATTTATAGACTTCCTTCCTTATAAAGAAGGAAACAATGTACCTGAATTGATGAAGGTACCGGAAGGTGCTGAGCCTGATGTATTTGAACATATCTACGAGTTGAAGAATAAAACCACGAATGAGACAAAAAAGGTAACTGACAAAGAATACATGGGTCAGAAGCTGTGGGAGGATGAAAACTGGGAAGTTGTGGGTGATCCACAGACTAGGTTGATCAAAAAAGGATATGAAGTAAAAATACCTGATTTGATTATTACGGATATGGACGGTACAGATCGCACAGAGGAAGTGATCCAAAACCCATATTACAATTTTATTGTGGTAAGTACAGACCTTAAGAAGATGTCTCCTTTTGATTTAGCGGCATTGGACCGCATCAACACGACGATCAGGGACCTTTCTGAAGACTATAATATCAGGGCCGTTCTGGCGACTGCTTCATCTTCTGATGAAGTAAACTACCTGAATGACCAAATGGACCTTGTGCTGGAGACATTCTATGTGGATGCCGTTCCATTGAAAAGTATGGTCCGCGCAAACCCTGGGGTTATGCTGATGCTGAATGGTACCGTTGTAAAAAAATGGTCGCAGTACAATTTTCCTAGCAAACATGAGTTAATAACTAAATATCTAGACAAAGTAGAATGA
- a CDS encoding shikimate kinase, whose amino-acid sequence MIQRPVFLIGFMGSGKTTWGKKLANALEAPFVDLDHEIVEHIGMSIPEYFALHGENKFREIEREILHAQKDKSGIISTGGGTPCYFDNMDWLLENGTVLYLKHSPKSLWSRLSQSDVKKRPALKGFTGDELLNFIESKLEERNPFYDRAHILVDQINTPLEDLVSLVKANIELHEQ is encoded by the coding sequence ATGATTCAGCGACCAGTTTTCCTGATTGGCTTTATGGGAAGTGGGAAGACCACCTGGGGAAAGAAATTGGCAAATGCCCTAGAGGCTCCTTTCGTGGACCTGGACCATGAAATTGTTGAGCATATCGGCATGAGCATCCCTGAATATTTTGCTTTACATGGCGAAAATAAGTTCAGGGAAATCGAAAGAGAAATATTGCATGCCCAAAAGGACAAATCTGGCATTATTTCTACGGGCGGTGGTACGCCATGTTACTTCGACAATATGGATTGGTTATTGGAAAATGGAACCGTCCTCTATCTGAAGCACAGCCCAAAATCCTTATGGAGCAGGTTAAGCCAATCTGATGTCAAAAAGAGACCGGCCTTGAAAGGCTTTACTGGGGATGAACTCTTGAACTTTATAGAGAGCAAACTGGAAGAAAGAAACCCATTCTATGATCGCGCACATATCTTGGTCGATCAAATCAATACACCTTTGGAGGACCTAGTCTCCTTGGTAAAAGCAAACATTGAATTACATGAGCAATAG
- a CDS encoding glycerophosphodiester phosphodiesterase family protein — MSNRFYSSIFIAGMLALLSSSCFRTNSSSSISNMPQVDQVFNLKTVDDLYHFLTYNENSYPLVSAHRGGPSDGFPENAIPTFAEVASKMPAIIECDIAMTKDSVLVLMHDETLDRTTTGKGRVSNKTYEQLKDLKLRDNNGELTNYRIPTLEDALQWGIGRVIYSLDVKRSVPYEKVIELIRKTKAEANSIIITYSANQAEVVNRLAPDLMISATIKNRDDLNRLSELSIPDTRLIAFVGTREPDTALYTMLRQHGIKSILGTIGNLDRSAEKAGYQLYADFIVRGADVLSTDRPFEAWKALDFYIKKRNLESPFIN, encoded by the coding sequence ATGAGCAATAGATTCTACTCATCTATTTTTATCGCTGGAATGCTTGCGTTGCTGTCCTCATCTTGTTTTAGGACCAATAGCTCGAGCAGTATAAGCAATATGCCACAGGTGGATCAGGTTTTCAACCTGAAGACAGTAGATGACCTTTACCATTTCCTGACTTACAATGAGAACTCCTACCCTTTGGTCAGTGCCCATCGTGGTGGTCCAAGTGATGGTTTTCCTGAGAATGCAATTCCGACATTTGCAGAGGTGGCCAGCAAGATGCCAGCCATCATTGAATGCGACATTGCCATGACCAAGGATTCTGTTCTGGTCCTGATGCACGATGAAACTTTAGACCGTACCACAACTGGAAAAGGACGGGTTTCCAATAAAACATATGAGCAACTGAAAGACCTCAAGCTAAGGGATAACAATGGCGAGCTGACAAACTACAGGATCCCTACCTTAGAAGATGCCTTGCAATGGGGTATCGGAAGGGTTATCTATTCATTGGATGTCAAGAGATCGGTTCCTTATGAGAAGGTTATTGAATTGATCCGAAAGACAAAAGCAGAAGCGAACAGCATTATCATCACCTACTCGGCTAACCAAGCCGAGGTTGTGAATAGGTTGGCTCCAGATCTCATGATCTCGGCTACGATCAAAAACAGGGATGATCTGAACCGCCTAAGTGAACTGAGTATTCCAGATACCCGATTAATCGCTTTTGTGGGCACTCGCGAGCCAGATACTGCTCTATATACGATGTTGAGACAGCATGGGATTAAATCCATTTTAGGGACAATCGGCAACTTAGACCGATCGGCTGAAAAAGCGGGATACCAGCTATATGCTGATTTTATCGTTAGAGGAGCAGATGTGCTATCGACTGACAGACCCTTTGAAGCGTGGAAAGCATTGGATTTCTATATCAAAAAAAGAAACTTAGAATCACCTTTCATTAATTAA